One Leifsonia shinshuensis DNA window includes the following coding sequences:
- a CDS encoding glycoside hydrolase family 127 protein → MHTEVLAAPKRAAAPVTPTIGELEPIGVPSVHLSAGFWGDRQKLNAEAIIPHAVEWVDRLGWTANLAAARSGQPYTHRGREFADSEIYKLIEAMSWEVARGSTALEPVLDRFITLVEGAQDPDGYVQTLFGRPWQRPRYSDFKWGHELYCFGHLMQAAVAHHRATGSDRLLKVAIRLADHVCVMFGPDGLNQVCGHAEVELGLVELHRITGEQKYLDQAALFIERRGEGTLPLFEFGRAFWQDDMRVRDADVLRGHAVRALYLAAGAVDVAVESGDTELLDALELQWRNTVAKRTYITGGMGSHHMDEAFGEDFVLPPDRSYCETCAGVASIMFSWRLLLATGKVEYADLIERTLYNVVATSPAADGRSFFYANVLHQRVEHVPPPLNEDGVVIRGGASGRQPWFEVSCCPPNVARTLASIGCYIATHSASSLQIHQFASARITVDGWDVEMQTDYPADGRVTILVHSAPDGAGSLEFRVPSWAGTAVLSDRAGQRAVLPGYASAPVRDGDRLTIEFPLEVRVSYPDDRIDAVRDTVAFERGPEVYALESIDLPENGSIDDVRVYADSGRYDGTTVRVRVGQVGRERDRPWPFAAESVHIGAAAAEVPLVRYHEWAERGPSTMRVFLPALH, encoded by the coding sequence TTGCACACCGAAGTGCTCGCCGCGCCCAAAAGGGCAGCGGCGCCGGTTACACCGACCATCGGCGAACTGGAACCGATCGGGGTTCCATCCGTTCACCTGTCGGCGGGTTTCTGGGGTGACAGGCAGAAGCTCAACGCGGAAGCGATCATTCCGCACGCCGTTGAATGGGTGGACCGGCTCGGTTGGACCGCGAACCTCGCCGCCGCCCGTTCTGGACAGCCCTACACCCACCGTGGCCGCGAGTTCGCCGACTCAGAGATCTACAAGCTCATCGAGGCGATGTCGTGGGAGGTCGCCCGCGGCTCGACGGCGCTGGAGCCCGTCCTCGACCGGTTCATTACCCTCGTTGAGGGAGCGCAGGATCCCGACGGGTATGTGCAGACCCTTTTCGGTCGCCCGTGGCAACGCCCGCGCTACTCGGACTTCAAATGGGGCCACGAGCTCTACTGTTTCGGTCACCTCATGCAGGCGGCTGTGGCACACCATCGCGCCACCGGTAGCGATCGACTGTTGAAGGTCGCAATCCGGCTTGCCGACCACGTCTGCGTGATGTTCGGGCCTGACGGCCTCAACCAGGTGTGCGGGCACGCCGAAGTGGAGCTGGGGCTGGTGGAACTGCATCGGATCACCGGCGAGCAGAAGTATCTGGACCAGGCGGCGTTGTTCATCGAACGTCGCGGCGAGGGCACCCTGCCGCTGTTCGAGTTCGGCCGGGCATTCTGGCAGGACGACATGCGGGTTCGCGACGCCGACGTCCTCCGCGGTCACGCGGTTCGCGCGCTGTACCTAGCGGCGGGGGCCGTCGACGTGGCTGTGGAGTCCGGTGACACCGAACTGCTGGACGCTCTGGAGCTGCAGTGGCGGAACACGGTGGCGAAGCGGACGTACATCACTGGGGGAATGGGATCCCACCACATGGATGAGGCTTTCGGCGAGGACTTCGTCCTGCCTCCGGATCGGTCGTACTGTGAGACCTGCGCCGGCGTCGCCTCGATCATGTTCAGCTGGCGTCTGCTGCTTGCCACCGGGAAAGTCGAGTATGCCGACTTGATCGAACGGACGCTCTATAACGTCGTCGCGACGTCGCCGGCTGCTGACGGTCGTTCCTTCTTCTACGCCAACGTCCTTCATCAGCGGGTCGAGCACGTTCCGCCACCGCTGAACGAGGACGGAGTCGTGATCCGCGGTGGCGCGTCTGGCCGTCAGCCCTGGTTCGAGGTGTCTTGCTGCCCCCCGAATGTTGCGCGCACTCTCGCGAGCATCGGGTGTTACATCGCTACGCACTCCGCGAGCAGTCTCCAGATCCACCAGTTCGCCTCCGCACGCATCACCGTCGATGGCTGGGACGTCGAAATGCAGACCGACTACCCAGCTGATGGTCGAGTGACAATCCTCGTGCACAGTGCGCCCGACGGTGCAGGTTCGCTCGAATTCCGTGTTCCTTCCTGGGCCGGTACCGCGGTGCTCTCCGACCGGGCCGGGCAGCGAGCCGTCCTGCCGGGATATGCGTCCGCGCCTGTTCGCGACGGTGACCGACTGACCATCGAGTTTCCGCTCGAGGTTCGGGTGAGCTACCCGGATGACCGGATCGATGCTGTCCGCGACACCGTCGCGTTTGAGCGTGGTCCCGAGGTGTATGCGTTGGAGTCGATTGATCTGCCAGAAAACGGAAGCATCGACGACGTACGTGTTTACGCCGACAGCGGCCGATACGACGGAACGACCGTCCGGGTGAGGGTGGGCCAAGTCGGACGAGAGCGAGATCGACCGTGGCCGTTCGCCGCCGAGTCCGTCCACATCGGTGCCGCCGCCGCCGAGGTGCCCCTCGTGCGCTATCACGAATGGGCCGAACGAGGACCTTCGACCATGCGAGTGTTCCTTCCTGCACTGCACTGA
- a CDS encoding LacI family DNA-binding transcriptional regulator — MIAEYREKPGKTMSLTKEGGASLADVAKLANVSQATASKALNAKIDVSQATRARVEDAARELGYVPNTLARGLMNGRTGTVGVITSDLDGRFALPILMGVEDALGSDKVFAFLCDARGDDVREQTLLNALIQRRVEGVIIVGNQTDLRPSLGRDLGLPIVYAYAMSEDPEDVSVTVDNYQVGQIAAQHLIYSGRRRIAHISGEAPHSAARKRLEGIVDTLAENKMELVGTPLFGDWSEGWGRAATAMVLDRDEPIDAILCGSDQIARGALDTLRERGIDVPGQIAVMGVDNWTLLAANSRPSLTTVDLNLERLGRTAAQRLYDPDFSSNAGIEYLPCSVVIRDSTIPRL, encoded by the coding sequence TTGATCGCTGAATACCGCGAAAAACCGGGGAAGACGATGAGCCTAACCAAAGAAGGAGGCGCCAGCCTGGCGGATGTCGCCAAGCTGGCAAACGTCTCCCAAGCGACCGCTTCGAAAGCGCTAAATGCGAAGATCGATGTGAGTCAGGCCACTCGTGCCCGGGTGGAAGACGCGGCTCGAGAACTCGGCTATGTACCAAACACGTTGGCACGCGGGCTCATGAACGGCCGCACCGGAACAGTTGGCGTCATCACCAGTGATCTCGACGGGCGGTTCGCTCTGCCGATCCTGATGGGCGTCGAAGACGCACTCGGCTCGGATAAGGTCTTCGCCTTCCTCTGCGACGCCCGCGGTGACGACGTCCGGGAGCAGACGCTCTTGAACGCGCTGATCCAACGACGGGTTGAAGGCGTCATCATTGTCGGCAATCAGACCGACCTTCGCCCGTCCCTCGGCCGTGACCTCGGCTTGCCGATCGTCTACGCGTACGCGATGTCAGAGGACCCAGAAGATGTATCGGTCACCGTTGACAACTATCAGGTTGGGCAGATTGCGGCGCAGCACCTGATCTATTCCGGCCGCCGCCGGATCGCTCACATTTCCGGGGAGGCTCCGCACTCTGCCGCGCGCAAAAGGCTTGAGGGAATCGTTGACACCCTCGCCGAGAACAAGATGGAGCTCGTCGGCACGCCTTTGTTCGGAGACTGGTCCGAAGGGTGGGGACGTGCGGCTACGGCGATGGTCCTGGACCGCGACGAACCCATCGACGCAATCCTCTGCGGCAGCGACCAAATCGCGCGGGGCGCACTCGATACCCTCCGGGAGCGAGGCATCGACGTTCCCGGCCAGATTGCCGTCATGGGAGTGGACAACTGGACGCTGCTGGCCGCGAACTCGCGGCCGTCGCTGACCACGGTCGATCTGAACTTGGAACGGTTGGGCCGAACCGCCGCGCAACGACTTTATGACCCAGATTTCTCATCGAATGCGGGTATCGAGTATCTGCCGTGCTCAGTGGTGATTCGAGACTCCACGATTCCTCGCCTTTAG
- a CDS encoding glycoside hydrolase family 36 protein, whose amino-acid sequence MSAAPANVLALPHAEGKEFRVQWSDEQPAHWTVGALDDVDSLLRPSPLVELFTAAEQRARSSQSYIESAVGTRLRVIDTELTTEEATETLRVKQRDPITGLFVESSLTCWNGLSVVRITHRVVNDSGVPQVLTALATTIGVGHSEPQLDDLELAWASNEWLAENRWHVQPLRDLLPQLNLTFHDQDARGRFAVSSNGAWSSGAYLPVGILIDRSSSLAAGWQIESGAGWQWEVVQSRAGATVTMSGPTDLESHFARRLVPGESFESVPAAIAISTNHIEGVVGELTAYRRQITPKPAALPVIYNDFMNTLMGAATTETLTPLIDAAEEVGAEYFMIDAGWSGFGDWWDTVGEWRELEGRFEGGLRALTDRIRSKGMTPGLWLEPEVVGVLSPLAISLPEEAFFSRFGERIVEHNRYRLDLRHPAARRHLDETVDHLVETYGIGYFKLDYNINNGPGTDLGVIAPGDGLLGHIREFADWLADIQRRHPGLLLEHCSSGGMRLDYAVLRHAHILSTSDQQDFKLYPPVSASSPMTVLPEQCGNWAYPSAAMNDEETIFTLVSGLAGRLYLSGFLNELRPSQIGLVHSAVAFAKNRASWLQTTIPRWPLGLPDWDSPVVTLELDGDDDELLFVWNRDAEEQPIVIPGTSHLKCVFPADGDNAQQWATGKTDAGDLVLKAPSMSARVYSRRIDA is encoded by the coding sequence ATGTCCGCTGCGCCCGCGAACGTGCTCGCACTCCCCCACGCCGAAGGAAAGGAATTCCGCGTCCAATGGTCTGACGAGCAGCCGGCTCATTGGACGGTGGGAGCATTGGATGACGTCGATTCGTTGCTGCGGCCGTCGCCGCTCGTTGAGCTGTTCACCGCAGCTGAGCAGCGCGCACGCAGCAGCCAAAGCTACATTGAGTCAGCTGTCGGGACACGACTTCGAGTGATTGACACAGAGCTGACGACTGAGGAAGCGACCGAAACGTTGCGTGTGAAGCAGCGCGACCCGATCACCGGTCTCTTCGTGGAGAGCAGCCTGACTTGTTGGAACGGCCTCTCCGTCGTTCGCATCACTCACCGAGTCGTCAACGATTCGGGCGTTCCGCAGGTCCTCACAGCGCTCGCGACGACGATCGGAGTCGGCCACAGCGAACCGCAGCTCGATGACTTGGAGTTGGCGTGGGCCAGCAACGAATGGCTGGCCGAGAACCGCTGGCACGTTCAGCCGCTGCGCGACCTGCTACCGCAGCTCAACCTCACGTTCCACGATCAGGACGCGCGTGGACGGTTCGCGGTCTCAAGCAACGGCGCCTGGTCGTCCGGCGCATACCTCCCGGTCGGCATCCTTATTGATCGAAGCTCCTCGCTTGCCGCGGGTTGGCAGATCGAGTCCGGTGCCGGTTGGCAGTGGGAGGTAGTACAGAGCCGGGCAGGTGCGACGGTCACGATGTCGGGACCCACCGACCTTGAGAGCCACTTCGCGCGTCGCCTGGTTCCCGGGGAGAGCTTCGAGTCGGTCCCGGCAGCTATCGCGATCTCCACCAACCACATTGAAGGCGTGGTTGGTGAGCTCACCGCCTACCGGCGCCAGATCACGCCGAAGCCGGCGGCCCTTCCGGTCATCTACAACGACTTCATGAACACGTTGATGGGGGCAGCGACAACGGAAACGCTCACCCCTTTGATCGATGCTGCTGAGGAAGTCGGCGCTGAATACTTCATGATCGATGCTGGCTGGTCAGGGTTCGGAGACTGGTGGGACACCGTTGGTGAGTGGCGTGAACTGGAAGGACGGTTCGAAGGTGGCCTGCGCGCACTGACCGACCGGATTCGTTCAAAAGGGATGACACCCGGGCTCTGGCTGGAGCCAGAAGTCGTCGGGGTACTCAGCCCTCTGGCCATTTCCCTCCCTGAGGAGGCGTTTTTCAGCCGGTTCGGCGAACGAATCGTTGAGCACAACCGTTACCGGCTTGACCTGCGTCACCCTGCTGCACGTCGGCATCTTGACGAGACTGTCGATCACCTCGTGGAAACGTACGGCATCGGCTACTTCAAGTTGGATTACAACATCAACAACGGACCTGGTACTGACCTGGGGGTGATCGCGCCAGGAGACGGTCTGCTTGGTCACATTCGGGAGTTCGCTGACTGGCTGGCCGACATCCAGCGCCGACACCCCGGCCTGCTGCTGGAGCATTGCAGCTCAGGCGGTATGCGCTTGGACTACGCGGTCCTTCGCCACGCGCACATCCTTTCGACCTCGGATCAGCAGGACTTCAAGCTCTACCCGCCAGTGTCGGCGTCCAGCCCGATGACCGTCCTTCCAGAACAGTGCGGCAACTGGGCGTACCCATCGGCGGCGATGAACGACGAGGAGACGATCTTCACTCTCGTGTCCGGTCTCGCCGGCCGACTCTACCTCTCAGGCTTCCTCAATGAGCTACGTCCCAGCCAAATTGGCTTGGTCCACTCCGCGGTAGCGTTCGCGAAGAATCGTGCCAGCTGGCTGCAGACGACGATCCCACGTTGGCCATTGGGCCTGCCCGATTGGGATAGCCCCGTCGTCACACTGGAACTCGACGGAGACGACGACGAGCTGCTTTTCGTGTGGAACCGCGACGCCGAAGAGCAACCGATCGTGATCCCCGGCACCTCGCACCTCAAGTGCGTGTTCCCAGCCGATGGGGACAATGCACAGCAGTGGGCGACCGGCAAAACGGACGCGGGAGACCTCGTGCTCAAGGCGCCATCGATGTCCGCCCGAGTGTATTCGCGCCGCATCGACGCCTGA